GCATGTCAGGTTCAGCCATATTAAAAGGAAAAATCTTTCAGTCCAGAACCCACCTGCATGCCTTTGACCAACATTCCAAAAGGATTCCAGCGCTGAATCCACTTGAATGGGGGGTAACAAAGTACTTGCAATGCTTGCAGCCCACTCCAGACAAAAGGACATGTCGCCCTTGAGAACCTCCGCACCATCTCTAAAGCAATAGCTTTAATGAGAAATGATGCTATCTGAACACCAGCTCCCTTTCCAATTTTCCAATGATTTAGTGATGTGATTGGTACTAAAGGCTTCCGTGAGTAAGATTTAGATCCAGACGAAATAGATATACTTTCggacatatttttatttttgacaaaGTTGACTATGTCAGACTTGCTTCTAgcttcaatatcatcaataagtAAATGAACTCCTTCAGAATGCATCCAAATAGACTGGAAGTTTTTCAACAAGGAATAGCAGCAGATGCCAATGAATACAGCCGTCGGAATTATTAATAAGAAAAATGTGAGATTTCAAGGTCAAAACTGTTTATGCCAAAACCTTGTTTCTCGATCCATGTCAATTAATTCCCTGATGGCATCatcttgaaataaaaaataattgagATGAGATCATGAGAACCTGAAAGCATTTGCATAACAGCAATCAAAGCCTTATCAACAAAGGGAAAGTGCTTCTCTGCATAAAGCACTATTGAATTAAACTTAACATGATATTTTTTAGATGCTTAACACAGtcatttcaaaataaaaggATGATTATTAGCTCTTTGAGCATAGTATAAACTAACACAAAAGAACCAATAATTACTTATTGTGacaagaaaatttaaaagaaaatgtatcgACGAGAAAATGTATTGTGacaagaaaatttaaaagagGTAAAGAAATGGGAGCTCTAATAATAAGATGGTCATGTCCATCAACAATGCTAAGTGTTGCATCAATAACTAATCAACCAACTGGTATTAGCTAGAAAAATGAATACTTGAACACAAGAAAATTCTATGATATGTCAATACAATGGACTTGAGTCTAACTCCAACCAAAGCTAGCTCAAGAGAGAAAGATTGTCCAAATTCATATGTACAACTCTCAAGAACTTAATCCAACCGATGTGGACACCTAACAAACCCCCTCATGCCCAAAAAATTCATATTAAGATCATGGCTTTGGGCATAACTTCATTCAAAAACCATGTCAACGAGAGAGGATTGTTTAAATTTGTATATACAATTCCCAAAATTTTAATCCAAACAATGTGAGGCTTCTAACATACCTCACTCATGCCGCGTAAAGTTTACAAGATGTTAACGAGTGACTCACAAGAATAGTCCAACAAATAATGATTGGTATTAACTCCGATAAGATCATGTACTTTCGTCTCACTTCACCCCAGTAGCCAGCTTAAAATTGTctaaattcatatatatttaaGGAGTGACCCATAAGATTAGTCCAACAAATAATGATTGTTATTAGCTCCGATAAGATCATGTACTTACGTCTCACTTCACTCCAGTAGCCAGCTTAAAATTGGCACAAATTCTAGCTTTGGGACagctataaatatttaaaaaaaaaagcctTAAATATTCTAAATCCAATAGTGGTTTCATCAACAGCACACCGGGCCAGACTGAAAAACCAATCTTTGTCACATTAAACCACCAGCTATTTCCAATAACATTTTCTCCTATTTGCCTGATTGCGATTTCTGACGATCTTACGACAATGAATTTCGGATACATGAGTTTCATTTGTACAATCGGAGacacaataattaattgtgaCTGTATCAAACAAATACTCAATAATggcaacaatttttttttaaagagtaCAAGATAGAAATAAAAGGAACGAATCTTACCTTTACCTTGATAACGTGGAGAAGAAGAAAACTGAAACGAAGATCTGAGAAGTGGAACGGTTGAAGGCCGAGGAAATAGAAACCTAAGCATACACGGACGCGAGGTTGGCTCGCTTTCTGCGAACAGTTTGGAACTTAATTTTAGCTGGCAATGCAATTTGACGCAgagattatattaaatatataactcactttgaaaatttattttataattgctttaaaaaattattatacaatacaatgatttttaaaattataattataaattgaTAAGTTGGAGAGTCTGAGTTTTGTTGAtaaagtaggtctcttatgagacggtctcacgaatctttatttgtaaaCAGATCaactctactgatattcacaataaaaagtaatattcttagcagaaaaagtaatattttttcatgaatgtctcaaataagatatttgtctcacgaaaaattcatgtaagaccgtctcacatgagtttttgtcttGTGGATATTAATCCATTCATGCCGATTATATAGATTTTCTTTCCATTTTTATATCATTTCAAATAAATAAGTCATTTTATACGTCAACATTAAAAAAGCTTGTAGTTGTTGGATTTCGGACTATCTAGGCTAAAGTGTGTGCAAATTGAATGGTACAGGTGATGGGCTTTAGATCATGTCATTGAATTTGAACGATACGTATAAATGTAACTTAGATTTGTttcatattaaaataaaaagttaCAGTACCTTAGTTTTCTTCATAATTTTGCTTTTGGTAGGACTAAAATAACTTTGTCAAAAAGATTATCTTTTGTGCATGTCAGGAGATACAAACCAAGTGCCCGACAATTTGTATTTGAAGAAAGACGATGAAGATAAAAAGAGTtttactaaacttgataagTACTAAACAATCTTACAACATTAATCGCACCAATgctgttttttaaaatttaaactaAAAAGCGATTTTCTGGTGCAAACATTAATCTATCAATCGTGAACCATCGGTAACCATAACTTTTCATCAAATTTAAGATATTGAAAATGGACAAACGTCAAGTTCGACGGTATTAAACAgtgtttatataaatataaatatttaaaataatagagATATGGTTGATattgttaaaagtaaaattttacgataaaaagttaaaacatcaaaatcacataatatattaaattatacactttataaaattttctcttctcaattgtgtttttcttcaCATATTGAGagctatttatttttttagaaataatccaaaaataaatacatcatcacacactaatttttaatattttcaactcttgttttcaacattcaataatttcaactcttattttcaacattctaCCTTGTGATGATGATAATGATATAATGATTGtattcattacgtgtttttatattgtcttgttaaaaattttacaagaaaaaacTTATTAGGATAAAAACCAAAATCTTGCAAATGCCACATTctgagttgataataaacatacatgtcaCCATCTGCTGGGGGTAtcgatcaataccataaaatatctaaatggtccacatgggGGATGAATTtgcccacaaatatcaccctgaatacgttaaAGAAACAtaggtgattcagtttggattttagcTGATGATAGTCTTATAATaatttttccaagagaacatactttgcattgaaacttattattttgaaagatcttcAGGTCTTTcaacggatgaccatgtgtatttttaataattcttcgcatcattgttgaactaggatgtcctaatcgatcatgccaattaatcagtattgaagaattatcaactaccatgtttgattcaattggacttatatatgtataatgcaatcTAGTAGGGAGAATGAAtagtttttcaactacatatttctttcctgatttatatttggtaagacacatatatttctcatttcatTCATTTATTGTCTGAGCATCATATCTATAAGAATAtatgtcattaaaactcaacaattttcgattgtggtgaatacaaaaaatcatttatcataaattttgtaccattagataacaaaaaattgtgctttaccacaaccTTTTATCAAGTCTACAgaacctgatattgtattcaccattgtttttgttggttttagtttcaagaaatatattttatctCGGAGAATAATGtgtgttgtaccactatcaggtatgcaaacttccatGAAATTAGTTCTTTGTTTAGCTTCGTTTAtagcatttttcatatttgaacttcaaaaaaatatggagTGAAAAAAATTAactgacaatacatatatataataaaacgcATATCGTAATTATACATAAAAAAACATTAGCACATGAgcacattaaaataaaatattttacatttttattcaattaattatattgataattttcagagaaatcattcagaaaatatgcagcatcaaaatgagttgaatcacttaGACGGTCAATGTGTTCAGTAAAGTTGGTCTTTTTTTTCCCTTTACCGATTCTTTATAGAACTTACAAAGATCTCGAGGGCTCGACAAATATGAGACCAATGTCCTAGAGTGTcgcatctaaaacaagaactttcaatcattttgagtgattttcattcaCTCATGTTATCATGATGTCTTTTTAGTGGATGGTTCGTGATGcacttttgagatgagttatagaagtaactatctcgattgttttcaaaatcATGGCTGCGACCACGAacacttccacgtccacgtccacgtccacgacctcgatttcgaCCTCAACTagaaccttgtctttgaatttgattttgattttcaggtttaattcatttttacttacaacatttacatccggaaatgctgttgatccagtggaccgatattgatgatttctcattagcagctcgttGTTATTTTTTgccacaagaagacatgcgataagttcagaatatctcgcaaatcaaCGCTctatatattgttgttgtagagttatatttgatgcgtgacaagtgaaaaatgttttttcaagtaTTTATGATTTCGTAACCTCATGTCTACAAAaatttaattgcgagattattcgatacatcacCAAATTGTAATCACCGAATTTCTCAAAATCTTGGattcttaacatattccattcatcacgggcgatcggaagtataacttactttatatgttcaaatatttcttttagtctttttcataaagacatatgattttttttaatgagatattcatattttaattctTTATCAAGATATCgatgcaaaaatatcataacttttGTTTTTTCGTGTGATAgtgagataaaattttatttaatggtctcatttagacccaatgactcaagatgtaTTTCTACATCGATAGTCTAtggtatataatttttttccgtCGAGCGCaccaaatttgacatggtggttactataaaaataacaatgaattttattatttaagttctaaatttattaaaatgacaatacaaaataacatataaattataagtacaagcattcttaaaataaagaaaaaatgtgAAGTGAATATTCTCTGATAAATACAAGATTAGTGAGTATagtaaccaaaataattatacaaaataacTTTGAAAAaaccatcttcttcttcttcgaaaattttgatgtAGAAATTTGTTAGGGATGAAGATTAAGTTTGAAGTGATTGAATGTGCttgtaaaatcatatttatatggTAAAAACTGGTTGTTTATGATCAttacaaaatcttaaaaaaataaatgtatgtatacgcaaattttaataatatgatgtatgtAATTTAATAATGTTTgaatcattatatatatatcacatcacattattataataagATGTCAGAGACTCTTTTTATATAATACTTTgacattatacaaatatatatatatatatatatataattaatatatagcataataaaaatatataaacaatgaaataatcacatcacattattataatgaagtctcatagactccttttatatatataattaatatgtagcataataaaaatatataaacactGAAATaattacatcatattattataatgaagTCTCATAGActtcttttatataataacatgatattatccaaatatatttacaataaataaacagtaacacaataaaaatacataagcagtataataatataataacatcacattattataataaagTGTCATAGActtcttttatataataacataatattatatattaaatatatacacaataaaaataaataatcagtaaaataaatttttttaattttgaatatttttacatttttcttgtgttttggagcttggaaaaatatggagaacCGAAACTTCGAgtatcgtgctgataacgtgttaaaGTAAAAACTTACGGTAAAAACCAAAAATatcaaactcacaaaatatattaaactacacactttaaaaaaaatttctactcAGTTTTTGTTTACAAATtgagatatctatttatataattttttttgaaaataatccaaaaataaatacataattatatatatcatgacatgctaattttcaatatttaaaatttttattttcaacaaatattatatattttgaatgaGTGAAATACAAATGTTCCGACCCATGAATATAACCCGGAGACTGCAAGGAATTACGTAACACAATCCCGGCCGTTAAAAATTCCACGACATACGGTAGATATTCATCAAAAGATTCCAAATCCACCGTGGATACCACATCGGCATTCTCTCGTTGCAAATCTTCCGAAAAGGGAACAAGCATGTCCACGATCTCACAGAAGAAGCCCTAATTTCCTGAATTCCCCGACTTTTTACCACTCTAATTAGTTACGACTCAGCTCTTGAGGAATTCCGTGAAATTGAGTTTTTCATACCCCAATTTTTTCACAGGACGTAATATTTTATTCTAAAGTTTTTGAATTTACTTCTATTGTTGAAGGAAAGAAGGATTGGGGTTTGAGCTTCCTTGCAGCTGTGCTGAGTTACCTGTTCAAGTTTGCCGAGTTAGGGTTCATTTTTTGTGGTAAATCTTTCGAATTCGGAATTATTAATCAGCTCTTTGACTCAGTTTATTCACGTGAATTTATGGTGAAATTTTTCCAGGTTTGTATCCTATGCTTGGTTGAGTTAATGCGTCATGGATATTTTCCTTGCATCTGCCTATGCGTCTGATTGTATTTGTGTAGATTTTATGTCTAATTATTCTACTTGACGATAACAGcctttttgctttataattctcatATGGGTATTGAAGGTCTTTTCATCATCCTCacaattttatgttattgtgtACTGATAATTTACTTTTGAATTTAAGTGTAACgtgaaagagtttatttccTGTGTGCCATTTTTTCTATCAAGATCTAGTcatgttttcatttttttaacttGTGCTAAGCATCTTGCTAAATGTGTATGTGCTGGGATGATTATAGTGATATTGGAGGAGGAGGTGTATCATAAATCATGGGAAGTAGTGAAGTAGATAaatcctctaaggaggggaaaGAAGCAAAGGAACCAAAGACTCCTTTACAGGTTATCCTGCTGGTGGATCTTGGTATCATGTACTCTTACGGTATTTTTTACTAgcttatgatttaaaatattgcatTTTTGGGAAATTTCCAGGAACATACTCCAGCTGTTTCAGGCATGGTTGCTGCCGATTGGTCTGGATTTCAGGTTGCTATTTTTCATCTGGTTGTACCTCATTGACTTTGAACTTTCTAGTTATATGGCATGGATTGTGATTGTGTAGGCATATTCTCCTATGCCTCCACCTGGGTTCTTGGCATCAAGTCCACAGGCCCACCCTTACATGTGGGGTGTTCAGGTATaatatttctttgttttttttggtCCAGGAAAAGATAGCATGTATAGATTTTTGAAGTAATATATCAGCTTATATGCTCATAGGGTTCTCGGAGACTAGAACTTAGCATAGAATCAAATCGTCAGCAAACCTAAATTTCAATATATTACATTTGAAGACTACAATAACTTGATGTCGCTTTACCATACTTATAAGTTTCTGCTTAGCTGTTGTATATCCCCTCCGTAGTCATGATATGATCATTGATCAGACCCTGTAAAGATTAAAGAAATGAAACGTGGTTCTTTATAAATTTCACAAGTTGCATTGCTCCTAAATTCTATGGTTTATTAGAATAATGACCATATAGCATGCTTTGAGTGCTTCTAGTTCTACTAGTGAATTTTCAGAAATTGTGGTGTAATCTTCCAATGAGATGCCAACAGAAACATAGTCTTGCAGAGTGAACTTAAGATGCGTCCAAACAAGCAAGCATTAAGCCATGTGACAAAACATTTCTGCATAGCTAACTTATCCCAATATTGGTCCTGACTACCTTTTCTGTAGTTTCTGTTATTGAGAGAAGGTACTAACATAAAGAATTGGTGATTCAGGGATGGTCAAAGTTTGATTAACAGAGATGGTTCCGAATCAGATTTGCTAAAATTTTTAGAAACTGTTCTTGAGCTAGGTATCTGTGAAcaagtgaaaattttgagaaaGAACAGATTTATATCCATATCGTAAGCAGGAGAGGAAAAAACATAGTATGTTGTTATAATGGCTTGTGATAGACTTTGACTTCTTGCGAACCATGTCGTGATTCATGACTAAGCAAGTTCATCCAGCACATGTATCTAAAAATGCATTTATTCATGAACTACTATTCCCTCGATTATTTCTAATTGTCAATTTTGTGTTGGGCCTTATTAAGTGAAAATATATCATTGAATTACCTAAATTGTGTTTCTGCAACTTGCAGCAATTTATTCCACCATATGGCACCCCTCCACATCCATATGTTGCTATGTACCCTCATGGGGGTATATATGCACATCCAACTATGGCTCCGGTATATTCTCTTTAGTTTCTGTTGTTGCATGTTTGCAATCGAGCTCATCTCGATGCATCGGCTTTAATGTTTCCTGGCGTCTTCAATTTTGTTTAGGGATCTTATCCCTTTAGTCCTTTCACCATGCCTTCTCCAAACGGTGTTGCTGAAGCCTCTGTGAGTCCATATGACACTTGAGATTTTTTCGCTCCATTCTTCATTTAATGTGATGTACACTAATCTTTCCCATGAACTAATTGGAAAATAATGTTTATATGTACATAAAGGCCAACTCTCCTAGCAACATGGAGGTGGATGGCAAGTCATTTGAAGGGAAGGAAAAACTGCCAATCAAAAGATCCAAGGGAAGTTTGGTCAGTTTAAACATGATCAGTGGGAAGAATAATGAACCTGGAAAAATGTCAGGTGCATCTGCAAATGGTTTGCATTCTAAAAGGTATTGGTGAATGTGTGAACCAACATAGTCAAGGGACATAAACACACATCATTGTTCATATATATTGTTAATATATGGAAGCTCACTCATCCACAAATTTGTTGCTTGATGGGGCGGGGGTTAGGTTCTGGAGATGGAAAGTGACTTTGGCATAGAATTTatgttttcaattaattgttcATTTTTGATATCAGCTCTTGCAACAGCATTATTTTTGTTGTCAGATAAAATTCTTCATCCTTTTCTTTTTGTCTTTTGTTATTTTCTCTTTGATTTTGAGGATTATCACATATTGTTGTTTTTCATGTTTTCCTTCACATTCCGTGTCTTTGTTTGCCGGTACGTGTCCTATCATATCTAATTATGAGGACGAATTTGTGTTACCTatgttttttctttaaataatcTGTTGTTGCTGAACATTGTGTTAAATTTCTTATTCGAGCTGTTTGATTGACAAAATCTTCAGTGCTGAAAGTGCTAGTGAAGGTTCAAGTGAAGGAAGTGATGCTGATTCTGAAAATGTAAGTTTTACGGTTGCACTTTTACAAGTTGCTAAAAATTAAGAATCCCGTGCATAAACTTTTTGCAGTTCAGggcatcaatcaatgaataatgTTATGTTCCATTTAAAACATATATCACCTGAAAAGTTTTTTTTGATGTTTGATCCTCACATCTCGAGACACATTTTAGTCTGCGATTGTGTTGTTTGGATTATTCTTGAATCAGATGTAGATCCATTGAGATTCAATCAAAAAGAGTAATACTTCTGTTC
The Primulina tabacum isolate GXHZ01 chromosome 9, ASM2559414v2, whole genome shotgun sequence DNA segment above includes these coding regions:
- the LOC142555621 gene encoding bZIP transcription factor 16-like isoform X2, with the translated sequence MGSSEVDKSSKEGKEAKEPKTPLQEHTPAVSGMVAADWSGFQAYSPMPPPGFLASSPQAHPYMWGVQQFIPPYGTPPHPYVAMYPHGGIYAHPTMAPGSYPFSPFTMPSPNGVAEASANSPSNMEVDGKSFEGKEKLPIKRSKGSLVSLNMISGKNNEPGKMSGASANGLHSKSAESASEGSSEGSDADSENELPEKSGGQQDSAEPNSQNGGLATPHPMVNQTMAIVPTPAAGAVGGIPGPTTNLNIGMDYWGTAPASAIPPMREKVPASSIVGGMVASVSRDNAQSQPWDERELKRQRRKQSNRESARRSRLRKQAECDELAQRAEAMKEENASLRTELARIRNEYEQLLAQNASLKERLGELPDQEDPRCSLDDQRRSHAE
- the LOC142555621 gene encoding bZIP transcription factor 68-like isoform X3, coding for MGSSEVDKSSKEGKEAKEPKTPLQEHTPAVSGMVAADWSGFQAYSPMPPPGFLASSPQAHPYMWGVQQFIPPYGTPPHPYVAMYPHGGIYAHPTMAPGSYPFSPFTMPSPNGVAEASANSPSNMEVDGKSFEGKEKLPIKRSKGSLVSLNMISGKNNEPGKMSGASANGLHSKSAESASEGSSEGSDADSENELPEKSGGQQDSAEPNSQNGGLATPHPMVNQTMAIVPTPAAGAVGGIPGPTTNLNIGMDYWGTAPASAIPPMREKDERELKRQRRKQSNRESARRSRLRKQAECDELAQRAEAMKEENASLRTELARIRNEYEQLLAQNASLKERLGELPDQEDPRCSLDDQRRSHAE